A single region of the Ketogulonicigenium vulgare WSH-001 genome encodes:
- a CDS encoding Bug family tripartite tricarboxylate transporter substrate binding protein: protein MNLDRAVTRFARIFCLSLATALTALPLALPAQDLPDRIDCLVPAQPQGGFDMTCQLLAETLPSAGLGITAVTRSYLPGGVGAAAYSAVSHGADARADQLIAFADGSIYNLALGQMPATSDQAPQWVAVLARDYGAVVVRGDASWQGLEALMREAAQDPHRIGFGGGGLLWGPDRMRLSLTARAYGIPSGNLRFLAFEGSGSCLEALSAGFVQACLNDAAAAQTAIDQGTDLRILAVYAPTRLPGALSDTPTAREQGVPLDWPVARGVYLAPGVDPAITAAWQARIGALMHTPAYAAALARLNLQPDPLTGDALRAAIAGIATTAQAHARALGLVCTPQPLWPQRQITCVRTDPT, encoded by the coding sequence ATGAATTTGGACCGCGCTGTGACCCGATTTGCCCGCATCTTTTGCCTGAGCCTTGCGACCGCTCTGACTGCGCTGCCGTTGGCCCTGCCTGCGCAAGACTTGCCGGATCGCATCGACTGCCTTGTCCCCGCCCAACCGCAAGGCGGCTTTGACATGACGTGCCAGCTTTTGGCCGAAACGCTGCCATCGGCTGGTCTTGGGATCACCGCTGTCACCCGTTCCTATCTGCCCGGCGGGGTTGGCGCGGCGGCCTATAGCGCGGTCTCGCATGGCGCGGATGCGCGCGCGGATCAACTGATCGCCTTTGCGGACGGCTCGATCTACAACCTTGCTCTGGGCCAGATGCCCGCGACCAGCGATCAGGCGCCCCAATGGGTGGCGGTTCTGGCGCGCGATTACGGCGCCGTTGTCGTGCGCGGTGACGCGTCATGGCAGGGGCTCGAGGCGCTGATGCGCGAGGCGGCCCAAGACCCGCATCGGATCGGGTTTGGCGGTGGTGGTCTGCTGTGGGGGCCCGACCGGATGCGGCTGTCGCTGACGGCGCGCGCCTATGGCATCCCCTCGGGCAATTTGCGATTCTTGGCCTTCGAGGGCAGCGGTTCGTGTTTGGAAGCCCTGAGCGCGGGTTTCGTGCAAGCCTGCCTGAACGACGCCGCTGCCGCGCAAACCGCGATTGATCAGGGGACGGATTTGCGCATTCTGGCGGTCTATGCCCCGACCCGCCTGCCCGGCGCGCTGTCGGACACGCCCACCGCCCGCGAGCAAGGCGTGCCGCTGGATTGGCCCGTCGCACGCGGTGTGTATCTTGCCCCCGGCGTCGATCCCGCCATCACGGCAGCCTGGCAAGCGCGCATCGGCGCCTTGATGCACACCCCCGCCTATGCCGCCGCACTCGCACGGCTGAACCTGCAACCCGATCCCCTGACCGGCGATGCGCTTCGCGCCGCTATCGCCGGGATCGCAACGACCGCGCAGGCCCATGCCCGCGCCCTGGGCCTTGTCTGCACGCCGCAGCCCCTGTGGCCGCAACGCCAGATCACCTGCGTAAGGACAGATCCCACCTGA
- a CDS encoding ABC transporter — protein sequence MEQQPQVLRVRVLDKHLGDVTVLKSVDLTLKKDKQVCVIGASGAERAPMRPCCDRAEAPISGQIYIHGSRIAHKTSRSCDPYSRRLSSNRAAKAEFGVPKPEQLKALRRCIAA from the coding sequence ATGGAACAGCAGCCACAGGTCTTGCGCGTCCGCGTGCTTGACAAGCATCTTGGCGATGTGACGGTCCTGAAGTCCGTCGATCTGACCCTGAAAAAGGACAAGCAGGTCTGTGTGATCGGGGCATCCGGCGCCGAGCGCGCACCGATGCGGCCCTGCTGCGACCGAGCTGAGGCGCCGATCAGCGGGCAGATTTATATCCACGGCAGCCGCATCGCGCACAAGACCAGCCGATCCTGTGACCCCTATAGCCGGCGACTGTCGTCCAACAGGGCGGCCAAAGCAGAATTTGGCGTCCCGAAACCCGAACAGCTCAAGGCTTTGCGGCGATGCATCGCGGCCTGA
- a CDS encoding response regulator: MRCLLVEDDEQLAEWLVKALRAQGILADWEERGLLAVNRVLSDDYDALLLDLGLPDIDGGEVLRRIRAAGASLPVIILTARDDLSERVNLLHIGADDFMMKPFAVAELEARLSALLRRRAGHAQGIFRCGSLTYHQHGQRFELGGAPLHLSPREHALLRLLIQRAGDPLSKAQILARLVGDDKDLNPEAVEVMVYRLRRKLEGSDTAIQTIRGLGYMLDAANG; this comes from the coding sequence ATGCGCTGTCTGCTGGTCGAAGATGATGAACAGCTCGCCGAATGGTTGGTCAAAGCCCTGCGCGCGCAGGGCATCCTTGCCGATTGGGAGGAGCGCGGGCTGCTGGCTGTAAACCGCGTATTGAGCGATGATTACGATGCGTTGCTGCTGGATCTGGGCCTGCCCGATATTGATGGCGGCGAGGTTCTGCGCCGCATCCGTGCCGCCGGCGCCAGCCTGCCCGTCATCATCCTGACCGCGCGCGATGATCTGAGCGAAAGGGTCAATCTGCTGCATATCGGCGCCGATGATTTCATGATGAAACCTTTTGCCGTGGCAGAGCTTGAGGCGCGTCTATCGGCCCTGCTGCGGCGACGCGCAGGCCATGCGCAGGGCATTTTCCGCTGTGGCAGCCTGACCTATCACCAGCACGGCCAAAGGTTCGAGCTGGGCGGCGCGCCGCTGCATCTGTCGCCGCGTGAACATGCGCTGCTGCGCCTGCTGATCCAGCGGGCGGGCGATCCACTGTCAAAGGCGCAGATCCTGGCCCGGCTGGTGGGCGATGACAAAGATCTTAACCCCGAGGCGGTCGAGGTCATGGTCTATCGCCTGCGCCGCAAGCTGGAAGGCAGCGACACCGCCATTCAGACGATCCGCGGCCTGGGCTATATGCTGGATGCCGCCAATGGCTAG
- a CDS encoding N-carbamoyl-D-amino-acid hydrolase: protein MTRMIIGGAQMGGIQKAETREQVVQRMLALMDQAHAAGVSYLAYPEMTLTTFFPRYYAESRADFDHWFETEMPNPQVQPLFDRARAYGMGFSFGFCELTPEGQHFNTAIVVSPTGDIVLTYRKTHLPGHAEFEPERTHQHLEKRYFLPGDTGFNVAQSQGVQMGLAICNDRRWPESWRVLGLQGVELVSIGYNTPSQNNLSRDEGPEKRLYHHELSVCAGAYQNATYAIAVAKCGLEDGYHMIGGSMIVDPDGFVIARATGEGDELITAEADFDKCAFGRSTVFNFAQHRRIEHYTRIATQTGVEVPQ, encoded by the coding sequence ATGACCCGAATGATCATCGGCGGCGCCCAAATGGGCGGTATTCAAAAAGCTGAAACACGCGAACAGGTCGTACAGCGTATGCTGGCGCTGATGGATCAGGCCCATGCGGCGGGCGTGTCCTATCTGGCCTACCCCGAGATGACGCTCACCACGTTCTTTCCGCGCTATTACGCCGAATCCCGCGCCGATTTCGACCATTGGTTCGAGACCGAGATGCCAAACCCGCAGGTGCAGCCGCTGTTCGATCGCGCGCGCGCCTATGGCATGGGTTTCTCGTTCGGTTTTTGCGAACTGACCCCCGAGGGGCAGCATTTCAACACCGCGATTGTCGTGTCGCCGACAGGCGATATCGTCCTGACCTATCGCAAGACGCATTTGCCCGGTCATGCCGAGTTCGAGCCAGAGCGCACACACCAACACCTTGAAAAGCGTTACTTTTTGCCCGGCGACACCGGCTTTAACGTGGCACAATCGCAAGGCGTGCAGATGGGGCTGGCGATTTGTAATGACCGCCGCTGGCCCGAAAGCTGGCGTGTGCTGGGGCTGCAGGGGGTCGAGCTGGTCTCGATCGGGTATAACACGCCCTCGCAGAACAACCTGTCGCGTGATGAGGGGCCGGAAAAACGTCTCTATCACCACGAATTGTCGGTCTGCGCCGGCGCTTATCAGAACGCGACCTATGCGATTGCGGTCGCCAAATGTGGTCTTGAGGATGGTTATCACATGATCGGTGGATCGATGATCGTAGATCCCGATGGCTTTGTGATCGCGCGCGCCACGGGTGAGGGCGATGAATTGATCACCGCCGAGGCTGATTTCGACAAATGCGCCTTTGGCCGCTCGACCGTGTTCAACTTTGCCCAGCATCGCCGGATCGAACATTACACGCGGATCGCCACGCAAACGGGGGTCGAGGTGCCGCAATGA
- a CDS encoding sensor histidine kinase encodes MARGRSLRLALALWMLPLSLFVFLSSLWVTHSNIAALADSAYDRSLAGAVRAIEENISTTNGGLGVQLPYTLLATLQAASTSVIYVRVSTDDKLVQIGDIGLPPPPAIGSDRPHFYTITYLGKELRGAALRVPLAQPLYGADAPQSLIVEVAETTESRALFLRRVSDVAFVRDLSISLIGLGLLVVGIGVSLRPLTRLKEMFDGRAPHDLSPIPTASIPTEARPLIDSFNTLLQRHADQYAAQRRFLDDASHQLRTPISVLQLQVDYALSTPSPEAQREAIAAMGPVIARATQMTRQMLTLARAENLSATHVQNWKQIDLTALLPEVLRLHLAPARAATVALDLDLPDGPVMIAGDDTLIFEGLSNLLDNAIRHSPAGGTVAVSLCSGALAEITIRDHGRGAPPQILAHLGEAFLTIRSDRSSAGTGLGLSLAQTVARAHGGDLVAENPADGGFQITMRLARMDS; translated from the coding sequence ATGGCTAGGGGCCGCAGCCTGCGCCTTGCGCTGGCGCTGTGGATGTTGCCGCTGAGCCTGTTCGTGTTCCTCTCCTCGCTGTGGGTCACGCATTCCAATATCGCCGCGCTGGCCGATAGCGCCTATGACCGCTCGCTGGCAGGCGCTGTGCGCGCGATCGAGGAGAATATCTCGACCACCAATGGCGGGCTGGGGGTGCAACTGCCCTATACGCTGCTGGCAACGCTGCAGGCCGCATCGACCAGTGTCATCTATGTGCGGGTCAGCACAGATGACAAGCTGGTGCAGATCGGCGATATCGGCCTGCCGCCGCCGCCCGCAATCGGCAGTGATCGCCCCCATTTTTACACCATCACCTATCTGGGCAAAGAGCTGCGCGGTGCCGCCCTGCGCGTGCCATTGGCCCAGCCGCTTTACGGCGCCGATGCGCCGCAATCGCTGATTGTCGAGGTTGCCGAAACCACCGAATCCCGCGCGCTCTTTCTGCGCCGAGTCTCGGATGTCGCCTTCGTGCGCGATCTGTCGATCAGTTTGATCGGCCTTGGCCTGCTGGTGGTCGGCATCGGCGTCTCGCTGCGGCCACTCACGCGGTTGAAAGAGATGTTCGATGGCCGCGCGCCGCACGATCTGTCGCCGATCCCGACCGCCAGCATCCCGACCGAGGCGCGCCCCCTGATCGACAGCTTCAACACATTATTGCAGCGCCATGCGGATCAATATGCCGCCCAGCGACGGTTTTTGGACGATGCCTCGCATCAGTTGCGCACGCCGATCAGCGTCTTGCAGCTACAGGTGGATTACGCGCTCAGCACCCCGTCGCCCGAGGCGCAGCGCGAAGCCATTGCAGCCATGGGTCCGGTGATCGCGCGCGCCACACAGATGACCCGGCAAATGCTGACGCTGGCGCGGGCAGAGAACCTGTCCGCGACCCATGTGCAGAATTGGAAGCAAATCGATCTGACCGCACTTTTGCCCGAGGTTCTGCGCCTACATCTTGCCCCCGCGCGGGCGGCGACTGTGGCGCTGGACCTGGATCTGCCCGATGGCCCGGTGATGATCGCAGGTGACGACACGCTGATTTTCGAAGGCCTGAGCAACCTTTTGGACAATGCGATCCGTCATAGCCCTGCGGGTGGGACAGTCGCGGTTTCCCTATGCAGCGGTGCCTTGGCCGAGATTACCATCCGCGACCACGGCCGCGGTGCACCGCCGCAGATCCTGGCGCATTTGGGCGAGGCGTTCCTGACGATCCGCAGCGACCGCAGCAGTGCCGGCACCGGCCTTGGCCTGTCGCTGGCGCAGACCGTGGCGCGCGCCCATGGCGGTGATCTGGTCGCGGAAAATCCGGCTGATGGCGGATTTCAGATTACCATGCGGCTGGCACGGATGGATTCCTGA